From one Nycticebus coucang isolate mNycCou1 chromosome 14, mNycCou1.pri, whole genome shotgun sequence genomic stretch:
- the LOC128564815 gene encoding cytochrome c oxidase assembly factor 4 homolog, mitochondrial translates to MSTSVPQGHTWARQVKKEDEEEDPLDQLISRSGCAASHFAVQECMAHHQDWRQCQAQVQAFKDCMSEQQARRREELQRRKEQASAHP, encoded by the coding sequence ATGTCAACCTCAGTTCCTCAAGGCCATACCTGGGCCCGGCAGGTGaagaaggaagatgaggaagaggacCCACTGGACCAGCTGATCTCCCGCTCTGGCTGTGCTGCCTCCCACTTTGCAGTGCAGGAATGCATGGCCCACCACCAGGACTGGCGGCAGTGCCAGGCACAGGTGCAGGCATTCAAAGATTGCATGAGTGAACAGCAGGCAAGACGGCGGGAGGAGCTGCAGAGGAGGAAAGAGCAAGCAAGTGCTCATCCCTGA